In the genome of Thermodesulfobacteriota bacterium, one region contains:
- a CDS encoding thiamine pyrophosphate-binding protein, with amino-acid sequence MAVPGVRSGDVGIEFDKELQKKLDYQLGKRELYPYAGMHVAEVLKEHGVTIAFGIFGGHIWNFVDPISRIGIKNITFLHEQNAVYCGEAYAQVSGKPAVCYTTVGPGVGNAVSAIQQAYLSNSPIIFLCGGHEIEHDKLYNTIQESYATELCASISKWAQRLVYPHQVKQFMTRAFKEAQTFPQGPVVMELGISCLLTQDDVKEKVWWGLWGDHASWIPSWRGAENMGKPMVSGGNPDDIAAAVKRLYEVERPYIILGDGANWADASNELTELITLAKIPFTTRRTGRAVVSEKHEYYFRGLPKFRNEIEVIVPVGLKVGFFDGYGVDWPETIQISESTSQVWTYLPTSTTVIGNPKVVARQMIDYIKANNLQPPAGRDAWIEKIQKARGESEKRRRDKAMHYGFAHPKYKTERCMHYGYLSQALADYLEEKYESRVRIMIDGYTMSDFCMPYLKATRPAQILSSAEQAGVGHGVPMAMGAAFAQLEQGDRTPVLALMGDSGMTNAGMEIDTAARYKLPIVYLVTENNGWIAGMKYHWYGPNWENLGEQDRGGAVWNGIEQDFGGLAGEREPRLRFDHLAQNLNCYGEYCDRHEDFLAALHRCFQAAEKGQPAVLHCKMDVDLINSNMTGPVYCLMFAHLPWCDLPDRGKRARKSIWGKGDRFPGLSEVDDMTHHDAWEPLSEEEKKLR; translated from the coding sequence GTGGCAGTTCCGGGAGTCCGCTCCGGGGACGTCGGCATCGAGTTCGACAAGGAGTTGCAGAAGAAGCTCGATTACCAGCTGGGAAAGCGGGAGCTCTACCCCTACGCCGGGATGCACGTCGCCGAAGTTCTGAAGGAGCACGGCGTCACCATCGCATTCGGCATCTTCGGGGGCCACATCTGGAACTTCGTGGACCCGATCAGCCGGATCGGCATCAAGAACATCACCTTCCTCCACGAGCAGAACGCCGTGTACTGCGGCGAGGCCTACGCGCAGGTCTCCGGGAAGCCGGCCGTCTGCTACACGACGGTAGGCCCCGGCGTCGGAAACGCGGTCAGCGCCATCCAACAGGCGTACCTCTCCAACTCTCCCATCATCTTCCTGTGCGGCGGTCACGAGATCGAGCACGACAAACTCTACAACACCATCCAGGAGAGCTACGCAACGGAGCTGTGCGCGAGCATCTCCAAGTGGGCCCAGCGCCTCGTATACCCGCATCAGGTCAAGCAGTTCATGACCCGGGCGTTCAAGGAGGCACAGACCTTTCCCCAGGGCCCGGTCGTCATGGAGTTGGGCATCAGTTGTCTGCTGACGCAGGACGACGTCAAGGAAAAGGTCTGGTGGGGGCTGTGGGGCGACCATGCCAGCTGGATCCCCTCGTGGCGCGGCGCCGAGAACATGGGAAAGCCGATGGTCTCCGGCGGGAACCCCGACGACATCGCAGCGGCGGTCAAGAGGCTCTACGAGGTCGAGCGCCCCTACATCATCCTGGGCGACGGGGCCAACTGGGCAGACGCCTCCAACGAGCTCACCGAGCTCATCACCCTGGCGAAGATTCCGTTCACCACGCGGCGCACGGGCCGCGCCGTCGTATCGGAGAAGCATGAGTACTACTTCCGGGGGCTTCCGAAGTTCCGCAACGAGATCGAGGTGATCGTCCCGGTGGGCCTGAAGGTGGGCTTCTTCGACGGATACGGGGTCGACTGGCCCGAGACGATCCAGATCTCGGAGAGCACCTCCCAGGTGTGGACCTACCTTCCCACGAGCACGACCGTCATCGGCAACCCCAAGGTGGTCGCCCGGCAGATGATCGACTACATCAAGGCCAACAACCTCCAACCCCCGGCGGGCCGCGACGCCTGGATCGAGAAGATCCAGAAGGCGCGAGGCGAGTCCGAGAAGCGCCGGCGCGACAAGGCCATGCACTACGGGTTCGCACATCCGAAGTACAAGACCGAGCGCTGCATGCACTATGGATACCTCTCCCAGGCGCTCGCCGACTATCTGGAGGAGAAGTACGAGAGCCGCGTGCGGATCATGATCGACGGGTACACGATGTCGGACTTCTGCATGCCGTACCTGAAGGCGACGCGACCCGCCCAGATCCTGAGCTCCGCCGAGCAGGCGGGTGTGGGCCACGGGGTTCCGATGGCCATGGGGGCCGCCTTTGCCCAGCTGGAGCAGGGCGACCGCACGCCGGTGCTCGCCCTCATGGGCGACTCCGGGATGACCAACGCCGGGATGGAGATCGACACGGCCGCCCGGTACAAGCTCCCGATCGTGTATCTCGTGACAGAAAACAACGGCTGGATCGCGGGCATGAAGTACCACTGGTACGGGCCGAACTGGGAAAACCTGGGCGAGCAGGACCGCGGTGGCGCGGTGTGGAACGGCATCGAGCAGGACTTCGGCGGGCTCGCGGGAGAGCGCGAACCGCGCCTGCGGTTCGACCACCTGGCCCAGAACCTCAACTGCTACGGCGAGTACTGCGACCGACACGAGGATTTCCTGGCAGCCCTCCACCGCTGCTTCCAGGCTGCGGAAAAGGGGCAGCCGGCCGTCCTGCACTGCAAGATGGACGTCGACCTGATCAACTCCAACATGACGGGGCCCGTGTACTGCCTCATGTTCGCACACCTGCCCTGGTGCGACCTCCCCGACCGAGGCAAGCGCGCGCGCAAATCCATCTGGGGCAAGGGCGATCGCTTTCCGGGCCTGTCCGAAGTGGACGACATGACCCACCACGACGCGTGGGAACCCCTCTCAGAGGAGGAGAAGAAGCTCAGGTAG